One segment of Prionailurus bengalensis isolate Pbe53 chromosome E3, Fcat_Pben_1.1_paternal_pri, whole genome shotgun sequence DNA contains the following:
- the PRM3 gene encoding protamine-3, with product MGSRCAKLSTGHSRGYESPMKKLVACVSQDNFSLSSEGEGEEGGEEEDDEEVEEEEDEEELPVQGKLLLIEDERQEKEGAEEEPAAQQSPEPKQTHS from the coding sequence ATGGGTTCCCGCTGTGCCAAGCTCAGCACTGGCCACAGCCGGGGCTACGAATCCCCCATGAAGAAGCTCGTGGCCTGCGTGAGTCAGGATAACTTCTCCTTGTCGTccgagggggagggagaagaggggggagaggaggaggacgacgaggaggtggaagaggaggaggacgaggaggagctCCCAGTGCAGGGCAAGCTGCTGCTGATAGAGGACGAGCGGCAGGAGAAGGAGGGTGCGGAAGAGGAGCCTGCGGCCCAGCAGAGCCCCGAGCCCAAGCAGACGCACTCCTGA